A single Chloroflexi bacterium ADurb.Bin180 DNA region contains:
- the gmd gene encoding GDP-mannose 4,6-dehydratase: protein MAKKTALITGVTGQDGSYLAEFLLSKGYDVVGMVRRTSTLNFQRLEHIQDRIVLVQGDLLDQTSLVDLIREYRPQEVYNLAAQSFVPTSWKQPVLTGEFTALGVTRVLEAIRMVDPSLRFYQASSSEVFGKVREVPQSERTPFYPRSPYGVAKVYGHWITVNYRESYGMYACSGILFNHGSPRRGLEFVERKVAHGAARIKLGLANELRLGNLDSRRDWGFAGDYVQAMWLMLQQEQPDDYVVGTGSTHSIRELCSVAFSYLGLNWEDYVVVDPALIRPAEVDLLIADPSKVREKLGWQPKVSFEELIHMIVDQDLELLRRDKQAS, encoded by the coding sequence ATGGCCAAGAAAACGGCGTTGATTACCGGTGTCACGGGGCAGGACGGCTCCTACCTGGCCGAGTTCCTGTTGAGCAAAGGATACGACGTGGTGGGTATGGTCCGCCGGACCAGCACCCTCAACTTTCAGCGACTGGAACACATCCAGGACCGCATCGTTCTGGTCCAGGGCGACTTGCTGGACCAGACGTCGCTGGTGGATCTCATTCGCGAATATCGCCCGCAAGAGGTCTACAACTTGGCGGCCCAGTCGTTTGTGCCTACCTCGTGGAAGCAGCCCGTCCTCACGGGCGAGTTCACCGCCCTCGGCGTGACCCGAGTGCTGGAAGCGATCCGCATGGTCGACCCTTCGCTCCGCTTCTACCAGGCCAGCTCCAGTGAGGTCTTTGGCAAGGTGCGTGAGGTGCCGCAGAGCGAACGGACGCCTTTCTACCCGCGTAGCCCCTACGGGGTGGCAAAAGTGTACGGGCACTGGATCACCGTCAACTATCGTGAAAGCTACGGCATGTACGCGTGTTCGGGTATCCTGTTCAACCACGGCTCACCACGGCGTGGGCTTGAATTCGTCGAGCGCAAAGTAGCCCATGGTGCCGCAAGGATCAAGCTGGGTCTGGCCAACGAACTGCGGCTGGGCAATCTCGACTCGCGGCGCGACTGGGGCTTTGCCGGAGACTATGTGCAGGCAATGTGGCTTATGCTGCAGCAAGAGCAGCCGGATGACTACGTTGTAGGTACGGGTTCGACCCATTCCATCCGCGAGCTATGCTCTGTGGCCTTCTCTTATCTTGGACTGAACTGGGAGGACTATGTAGTCGTCGACCCGGCACTCATCCGCCCGGCTGAGGTGGATCTCTTGATCGCTGATCCGAGCAAGGTTCGAGAAAAGCTGGGCTGGCAGCCGAAGGTATCCTTTGAGGAGCTGATCCATATGATTGTGGATCAGGACCTTGAGCTGTTGCGGCGAGACAAGCAGGCAAGCTAG
- the rmd gene encoding GDP-6-deoxy-D-mannose reductase, with product MSLARSGSADRVAWIPFARRAALKALITGSGGFAGGHLAEYLLQHTDWEVAGLDLVAGRPAAWRDKMTQRVGDILTDLAQLQAFFAEIRPDYVFHLAAQAFVPSSWADPWSTLANNIRGQLNVLLAAISLGTMPRVLVIGSAEEYGAVTSADLPIDEETPLRPTSPYAVSKVTQDALGYQYYASHRLPVIRVRPFNHIGPAQSPAFVTSDFAKQVAEAEAGQREPILRVGNVEVRRDFSDVRDIVRGYHLALTRGEPGEVYNLGAERSYSIRQVLDILLSLSRVKMTVEQDPKRLRPAEIPDLVADCARIRAKTGWKATIPVEQSLYDVLEYWRGQVRQTAERPA from the coding sequence GTGAGCTTGGCCCGGTCGGGCAGCGCTGATCGCGTAGCATGGATTCCGTTCGCGAGGAGGGCGGCCCTGAAAGCGCTCATAACCGGCAGCGGCGGGTTCGCCGGCGGCCACCTGGCCGAATACCTGCTCCAACATACCGACTGGGAAGTGGCAGGCCTGGACCTGGTGGCGGGACGCCCCGCTGCGTGGCGCGACAAGATGACGCAGCGCGTGGGAGATATCCTGACTGACCTGGCTCAGTTGCAGGCGTTCTTTGCCGAGATCAGGCCCGACTATGTGTTTCACCTGGCGGCGCAGGCCTTTGTGCCCAGTTCCTGGGCTGATCCGTGGAGCACGCTGGCGAACAACATTCGCGGCCAGCTCAATGTTCTGCTGGCGGCGATCTCCCTGGGAACCATGCCGCGCGTTCTGGTCATTGGTTCGGCCGAGGAGTACGGTGCGGTGACTTCCGCGGACTTGCCCATCGACGAGGAAACCCCGCTGCGCCCCACTAGTCCCTACGCGGTCAGCAAGGTAACGCAAGACGCGCTGGGCTATCAGTACTATGCCAGTCACAGGCTGCCCGTGATCCGGGTGAGACCGTTCAACCACATTGGGCCGGCGCAGAGCCCGGCCTTTGTCACCTCGGACTTTGCCAAGCAGGTCGCTGAGGCTGAGGCGGGACAAAGAGAACCGATCCTGCGTGTTGGTAACGTGGAAGTCAGGCGCGATTTCAGCGACGTCAGGGACATTGTTCGGGGTTACCATCTGGCACTGACCCGCGGTGAACCGGGCGAAGTCTATAATCTGGGCGCAGAGCGATCCTATTCGATCCGGCAGGTGCTGGACATCCTGCTTTCCCTGAGCCGGGTCAAAATGACCGTGGAGCAGGATCCGAAACGACTTCGCCCTGCCGAGATCCCTGACCTGGTCGCCGACTGTGCCAGGATCCGTGCCAAGACCGGCTGGAAGGCGACTATTCCCGTGGAGCAGAGTCTGTACGACGTTCTCGAATACTGGCGCGGTCAGGTCAGGCAAACTGCTGAACGACCGGCCTAG
- the rfbB gene encoding dTDP-glucose 4,6-dehydratase — MRNLLVAGGAGFIGSNFVRYVLGKYPDYHVVVYDKLTYAGNLQNLLDVDDDPRYALVKGDICDGAAVEAALRQYPVDTIVNFAAETHVDRSIMDPDAFIKTDVYGTYVLLEAARKHGLERYHQVSTDEVYGHIPGEHRSLESDNVAPRSPYAASKAGGDLMALAYHITYGLPVTVTRGANNIGPYQYPEKVLPVFVTNAIDDQPLPVYGDGKQRRDYQYVMDHCEALDVVLHRGKPGEVYNIGTGSEMENLTMVEILLDELGKPRSLIQHVTDRPGHDRRYCLNVDKVRALGWQPQHTHEEAIRATVRWYVENEWWWRPIKSGERYKQYYEANYAQRQVLSE; from the coding sequence TTGCGTAACCTACTCGTCGCCGGCGGGGCCGGATTCATCGGCAGCAATTTCGTGCGGTATGTGCTGGGCAAGTACCCCGATTATCACGTGGTGGTGTATGACAAGCTCACCTACGCCGGCAACCTGCAGAACCTGCTTGACGTCGACGATGATCCGCGCTACGCCCTTGTCAAGGGAGACATCTGCGACGGCGCGGCGGTGGAAGCGGCGCTGAGGCAATACCCTGTTGACACCATTGTCAACTTCGCCGCCGAGACGCATGTTGACCGATCGATCATGGATCCGGATGCGTTCATCAAGACCGACGTCTATGGTACCTACGTGCTGCTCGAAGCGGCGCGTAAGCATGGACTCGAGCGTTACCATCAGGTTTCTACGGACGAAGTCTATGGCCATATCCCGGGCGAACACCGGTCGCTCGAGTCGGACAATGTCGCGCCGCGCAGTCCCTACGCGGCAAGCAAGGCCGGCGGCGATTTGATGGCCCTTGCCTACCACATCACCTACGGCCTGCCGGTGACGGTGACTCGCGGAGCCAATAACATCGGACCGTATCAGTATCCGGAGAAGGTACTGCCGGTGTTTGTCACCAATGCTATAGACGACCAGCCCCTGCCCGTGTACGGTGATGGCAAGCAGAGGCGTGACTATCAGTACGTGATGGACCACTGCGAGGCTCTCGACGTGGTTCTGCATCGAGGCAAACCGGGCGAGGTCTACAACATCGGCACCGGCAGCGAGATGGAGAATCTGACCATGGTCGAGATTCTGCTGGACGAGCTGGGCAAGCCGCGCAGCTTGATTCAGCACGTGACTGACCGCCCGGGGCACGACCGACGCTATTGTCTCAACGTCGACAAGGTCAGGGCGCTGGGGTGGCAGCCGCAGCACACGCACGAGGAGGCGATCCGCGCCACAGTGCGCTGGTACGTGGAAAACGAGTGGTGGTGGCGCCCCATCAAGTCGGGCGAGCGGTACAAGCAGTACTATGAGGCGAACTATGCCCAACGGCAGGTGTTGAGCGAGTAG
- the miaB_1 gene encoding (Dimethylallyl)adenosine tRNA methylthiotransferase MiaB, whose amino-acid sequence MSLKVTLVCAGIAGKGFNSLGQGMDSGWISHGLAILSACAKAKGFEVNLLDLRALRDWDHVRSELELRQPDVVGVSMMSVDYNPAMECLAVVREVLPHAITVVGGAHPTIMPDEVKDSTLIDHVFLGEAEITFPDFLERCQRGEPSERVISPVQPDLDAIPFADHELFLQEWRKWGYQQDSPEAPFVAELPPPFVTIIAGRGCIYNCSYCQPAERHIFGRRVRRRSVANVMAELRELHQRYSFNSLMFHDDCLTEDREWVIAFCQAYREAGFRQPFFCQSRADIIVKNEDMVRLMAEAGLRGYLIGFESGSDRVLRFIRKGTKRAQNLEAARICRRYGIAIWANYMLGLPTETKEEVMETVSMLKEIDPDYYSPAFYTPHPGSDLYTYCQENDLSLIKSHDSYRRNPDEAKIKGVDYVWLQGALAESQRRTLPNRLRRSVRYYWKRYAQPKKIVRRVKRLLRVH is encoded by the coding sequence ATGAGCTTGAAAGTAACGCTCGTCTGTGCTGGAATCGCCGGCAAGGGATTCAACAGCCTGGGACAGGGTATGGATTCGGGCTGGATCAGCCACGGCCTGGCTATCCTCTCCGCCTGTGCCAAGGCCAAAGGGTTCGAGGTCAACCTCCTCGACCTGCGAGCGTTGCGCGACTGGGACCACGTGCGCTCAGAGCTTGAACTCCGCCAGCCAGACGTGGTCGGCGTCAGTATGATGAGCGTAGACTATAACCCGGCAATGGAGTGCCTGGCGGTGGTGCGGGAGGTTCTACCCCACGCCATCACCGTTGTCGGCGGGGCTCATCCCACGATTATGCCCGACGAAGTCAAGGACAGCACGCTGATTGATCACGTCTTTCTGGGAGAGGCGGAGATTACCTTCCCCGATTTCCTGGAGCGGTGCCAGCGCGGCGAGCCGAGCGAAAGGGTCATCAGCCCGGTCCAGCCTGATCTGGACGCGATACCGTTCGCCGATCACGAGCTGTTTCTTCAAGAGTGGCGCAAGTGGGGCTATCAGCAGGACTCGCCAGAGGCGCCCTTTGTAGCCGAGCTGCCGCCGCCGTTTGTGACCATCATCGCCGGCCGGGGCTGCATCTACAACTGCAGCTACTGTCAGCCGGCGGAGAGGCACATCTTTGGCCGTCGTGTGAGGCGGCGCAGCGTGGCCAATGTCATGGCCGAGCTGCGGGAGCTCCACCAGCGCTACTCCTTCAACAGCTTGATGTTCCACGATGACTGCCTGACTGAGGATCGAGAGTGGGTCATCGCCTTCTGTCAGGCCTACCGCGAGGCGGGCTTCCGTCAACCCTTCTTCTGCCAGAGCCGTGCCGACATCATCGTCAAGAACGAGGACATGGTGCGCCTGATGGCCGAAGCGGGTCTGCGAGGGTACCTGATCGGCTTTGAGAGCGGCAGCGACCGAGTCCTGCGGTTCATTCGCAAGGGCACCAAGCGAGCGCAGAACCTGGAGGCGGCGCGCATCTGCCGCAGGTATGGTATTGCCATCTGGGCCAACTATATGCTGGGCCTGCCCACCGAGACCAAAGAAGAAGTGATGGAAACGGTCTCGATGCTGAAAGAAATCGACCCGGACTATTACAGCCCTGCGTTCTATACACCCCACCCTGGCAGCGACCTGTACACCTACTGCCAGGAGAACGACCTGTCGCTGATCAAGAGTCACGACAGCTATCGCCGCAACCCAGATGAAGCCAAGATCAAGGGCGTCGACTATGTCTGGCTGCAAGGTGCGCTGGCCGAGTCACAGCGCCGCACCCTGCCCAATCGGCTCAGGCGCTCGGTGCGCTACTACTGGAAGCGCTACGCCCAGCCCAAGAAGATCGTGCGCCGCGTCAAGCGCCTGCTTCGAGTCCACTAG
- the kdgK gene encoding 2-dehydro-3-deoxygluconokinase, which translates to MSILVVGSVALDSVQTPFGRIKEALGGSATYFAAASRMYNPVNLVAVVGTDFPQEHVQSFREWGVNLDGLQVAEGKTFRWSGRYGYDMNTAETLDTQLNVFATFHPELPESYKESEFVFLANIDPVLQLEILSQIRKPRLTVLDTMNYWINYRKDALTRVMSAVDIVLLNEAETRQYGNTFSLIRSARKILSLGPKALVVKKGEYGAVLFANGGELNDSFFFVPAYPLEKIQDPTGAGDSFAGGFIGYLASRGSTEMADLRRAMVHGSVVASYTVEDFGLGRLRALTREQVQQRYLDFKRFTNFEPTCPWSDSCSHLASVEGGLEGH; encoded by the coding sequence TTGAGCATTCTGGTCGTTGGTTCAGTGGCTCTGGACTCGGTCCAGACGCCGTTTGGGAGAATAAAGGAGGCTCTCGGTGGATCGGCTACCTATTTTGCCGCCGCCTCCAGGATGTACAACCCGGTCAATCTGGTCGCAGTGGTGGGGACGGATTTTCCTCAAGAGCACGTGCAGTCATTTCGCGAGTGGGGCGTCAACCTGGATGGCCTGCAAGTAGCTGAGGGCAAGACCTTCCGTTGGTCAGGTCGCTACGGCTATGACATGAACACGGCGGAAACGCTCGATACGCAGCTCAACGTGTTTGCCACCTTTCACCCGGAGCTGCCCGAGTCGTACAAAGAGTCCGAGTTTGTCTTCCTGGCCAACATCGATCCGGTGCTCCAGCTCGAGATCCTGTCGCAGATACGCAAGCCCAGGCTCACCGTACTCGACACGATGAACTACTGGATCAACTATCGCAAAGACGCCCTGACCAGAGTGATGTCCGCCGTCGATATCGTGCTGCTGAACGAGGCCGAGACACGGCAATACGGTAACACTTTTAGTCTGATCAGATCCGCTCGCAAGATCCTGAGCCTGGGTCCCAAAGCACTGGTGGTCAAGAAGGGTGAGTACGGGGCAGTCCTCTTTGCCAACGGCGGCGAGCTGAACGACTCGTTCTTTTTCGTCCCGGCCTATCCGCTCGAAAAGATTCAGGACCCGACCGGTGCGGGAGACTCATTTGCGGGCGGCTTTATCGGCTACTTGGCGAGCCGCGGCAGCACTGAGATGGCGGATCTCAGGCGCGCCATGGTGCACGGCAGCGTGGTGGCATCCTACACGGTGGAGGATTTCGGTCTGGGCAGACTCAGAGCGCTCACACGAGAGCAGGTTCAGCAGCGCTATCTGGACTTTAAGCGATTCACGAACTTTGAGCCGACCTGTCCCTGGTCGGACAGTTGCAGCCATCTCGCCTCCGTCGAGGGCGGGCTGGAAGGTCACTGA
- the mtnA gene encoding Methylthioribose-1-phosphate isomerase: MRTVEWQDGKVKMIDQLRLPSELVILEYADWRGVADAIKTMKIRGAPAIGAAAAFGIALAAWQNRDKGRPQLLAELAHAADGLAQTRPTAVNLFWALQRMNRVANAAGLKTPEAIVNALLAEAQHIADEDVAACKRMGRLGAELVRDGDNILTHCNTGALAVVDYGTALGVVRAAHERGKRIHVWVDETRPYLQGARLTAWELQQAGIPHTLITDNMAGHFMSRGKVDIVFLGADRIAANGDVANKIGTYSLAVLARENGIPFYSVAPTTTIDLDIANGSEIPIEERDSHEVTHLREVPITAAGVQAAHPAFDVTPHRYITGIVTDAGIIYPPFEVGLRRAKGEPSTSVRECVERCWQADEASHGGAGSASTAVENDTTKGAA, from the coding sequence GTGCGTACCGTAGAGTGGCAAGACGGCAAAGTGAAAATGATCGATCAGCTCCGGCTGCCATCGGAGCTGGTCATTCTCGAATACGCTGACTGGCGGGGTGTAGCCGATGCGATCAAGACCATGAAGATTCGCGGCGCTCCGGCCATCGGCGCTGCGGCGGCGTTTGGCATAGCACTGGCCGCCTGGCAGAATCGCGACAAAGGTCGCCCGCAACTGCTGGCCGAGCTCGCCCACGCTGCGGACGGCCTCGCTCAGACCAGACCCACCGCAGTGAACCTGTTCTGGGCGCTTCAGCGCATGAACCGGGTGGCCAATGCGGCCGGCCTCAAGACCCCGGAAGCCATTGTGAACGCACTGCTGGCCGAGGCCCAGCACATCGCCGATGAAGACGTAGCGGCCTGCAAGCGTATGGGCCGCCTGGGAGCAGAGCTGGTTCGCGATGGAGACAATATCCTGACCCACTGCAACACCGGAGCCCTGGCCGTGGTCGACTATGGCACGGCACTGGGCGTGGTGCGCGCAGCCCACGAGCGGGGCAAGCGGATTCACGTGTGGGTTGATGAGACGCGCCCCTACCTCCAGGGGGCCCGATTGACTGCCTGGGAACTTCAGCAGGCTGGGATCCCGCACACGCTCATCACCGACAACATGGCCGGCCACTTTATGTCCCGGGGCAAGGTGGACATCGTCTTTCTGGGCGCCGACCGCATCGCCGCCAACGGTGACGTGGCCAACAAGATTGGCACCTACTCCCTGGCGGTGCTGGCTCGGGAAAATGGCATCCCCTTCTACTCTGTGGCGCCAACCACAACCATCGATCTCGACATTGCCAACGGCAGCGAGATTCCCATCGAAGAGAGGGACTCGCACGAGGTTACCCATCTTCGTGAGGTTCCGATTACCGCCGCGGGCGTGCAGGCCGCTCATCCGGCGTTCGATGTCACACCACACCGCTACATCACGGGCATCGTGACCGATGCAGGCATCATCTACCCGCCCTTTGAGGTCGGTCTAAGACGGGCCAAGGGAGAGCCAAGTACCTCAGTGCGCGAGTGTGTGGAACGCTGCTGGCAGGCCGACGAAGCATCGCACGGTGGCGCGGGCTCGGCATCGACGGCGGTGGAGAACGACACCACCAAGGGAGCCGCGTAA
- a CDS encoding S-adenosylmethionine synthetase: MRSITVESLKKTPVESQAVELVERKGIGHPDSICDSIMEAASVALCAEYEKKFGRVVHHNIDKCLLVAGRTSPRIGGGTVDEPMRLVFGDRAIYEYEGKKVDVGGIAEATAQQWLRKNLRFVDPKAHMIYQNEIKPGSPELTDIFDRTHVGANDTSAAVGYAPYTETERLVLATERYINSPEFKKKYPEAGEDIKVMGFRRRRVLTLTIAMAFVDRYVSSIEGYFARKAEIKEAVEKYVAKQNKTFERIIVDLNTLDDQKRGQDGMYLTVLGTSAEGGDCGQVGRGNKVNGVIALNRPMSTEAAAGKNPIAHVGKIYTFLTHDIAHQIHEGVPGISEVYVWLCSQIGHPIDQPLIASAQLILNPGVKIADVKKPVEEIVERELAGIYDFTKRLTKGEFSVV; encoded by the coding sequence ATGAGAAGCATCACCGTTGAAAGCCTGAAGAAGACGCCAGTCGAGTCCCAGGCCGTCGAGCTGGTCGAACGCAAGGGCATCGGGCACCCCGATTCCATTTGCGACTCGATCATGGAGGCCGCATCGGTCGCGCTGTGCGCCGAGTACGAGAAAAAGTTCGGCCGAGTGGTCCATCACAACATCGACAAGTGTCTGCTCGTAGCCGGAAGGACCAGTCCCAGGATCGGCGGCGGCACGGTGGACGAGCCGATGCGCCTGGTCTTTGGCGACAGGGCCATCTACGAGTACGAGGGCAAGAAGGTCGACGTTGGCGGCATTGCCGAGGCCACCGCTCAGCAGTGGCTACGCAAGAACCTGCGCTTTGTTGACCCCAAGGCACATATGATCTACCAGAACGAGATCAAGCCGGGGTCGCCGGAGCTGACCGACATTTTCGACCGTACGCATGTGGGGGCCAACGACACGTCCGCAGCAGTAGGCTACGCGCCCTACACCGAGACGGAGCGTCTGGTGCTGGCGACCGAGCGCTACATCAACTCGCCCGAGTTCAAGAAGAAGTATCCCGAGGCGGGCGAGGACATCAAGGTCATGGGCTTCCGGCGCCGCCGCGTGCTGACCCTGACCATCGCTATGGCCTTTGTCGACCGCTATGTCTCGAGCATTGAAGGCTACTTTGCCCGCAAGGCCGAGATCAAGGAAGCGGTCGAAAAGTACGTGGCCAAGCAGAACAAGACCTTTGAGCGCATCATCGTGGACTTGAATACCCTGGATGACCAGAAGCGCGGCCAAGACGGAATGTACCTCACCGTGCTCGGTACCTCCGCTGAGGGTGGCGACTGCGGTCAGGTTGGGCGCGGCAACAAGGTGAACGGCGTCATCGCGCTGAACCGCCCGATGAGCACCGAAGCCGCCGCAGGCAAGAACCCGATTGCCCACGTGGGCAAGATCTACACTTTCTTGACCCACGACATTGCCCACCAGATTCACGAGGGCGTGCCGGGCATTTCCGAAGTGTATGTCTGGCTGTGCAGCCAGATTGGCCACCCCATCGACCAGCCGCTGATTGCCTCCGCGCAACTGATCCTGAACCCCGGAGTCAAGATCGCGGACGTCAAAAAGCCGGTGGAGGAAATCGTCGAGCGTGAGCTGGCCGGGATTTACGACTTTACCAAGCGTCTCACCAAGGGCGAGTTCTCCGTCGTCTAG
- the ahcY gene encoding Adenosylhomocysteinase, whose product MSKFKYDVKDINLADKGLSHIKWADREMPVLRQIRERFAKEKPLRGVRISACLHVTTETANLMHTLKAGGADVVVCASNPLSTQDDVAAALVQHYGVPAFAIKGEANKTYYEHIMAGLAHKPNITMDDGADLVSTLIKEQAHLLADIVGGTEETTTGVIRLRAMAQKGVLGYPIIAINDAMTKHLFDNRYGTGQSTIDGIVRATNVLLAGKTVVVAGYGWCSRGIASRAHGLGAHVIVTEVNPLRALEAVMDGFRVMPMIDAAPIGDVFVTSTGDIHVIDKRHLEVMKDGALMANSGHFNVEINIPALEAMAVKKERVRDFVDQYTLADGRTLCLLGEGRLINLAAAEGHPASVMDMSFANQALSVEYLVKNASSLEKKVYSVPEEIDREVARLKLRAMGMSIDTLTEEQARYLESWEEGT is encoded by the coding sequence ATGTCCAAGTTCAAGTACGATGTCAAAGACATCAACCTGGCCGACAAGGGTCTGTCGCATATCAAATGGGCCGACCGCGAGATGCCCGTCCTGCGCCAGATCCGAGAGCGCTTTGCCAAAGAAAAGCCACTGCGCGGCGTTCGCATCTCGGCCTGTCTACATGTCACTACAGAGACGGCCAATCTGATGCACACCCTCAAGGCCGGTGGAGCGGATGTGGTAGTCTGCGCCTCCAACCCACTGTCCACACAGGACGATGTGGCCGCAGCCCTGGTGCAGCACTATGGTGTGCCCGCCTTTGCGATCAAGGGCGAGGCCAACAAGACCTACTATGAGCACATCATGGCCGGCCTGGCCCACAAGCCCAACATCACCATGGATGATGGCGCCGACCTGGTCTCTACGCTGATCAAGGAGCAGGCTCATCTGCTGGCCGACATCGTCGGCGGCACCGAAGAGACGACAACGGGGGTCATTCGCCTGCGGGCTATGGCGCAAAAGGGTGTGCTGGGCTACCCGATCATCGCCATCAATGATGCGATGACCAAGCACCTGTTTGACAACCGCTATGGTACGGGCCAGTCGACCATCGACGGAATCGTGCGCGCCACCAACGTGCTGCTGGCCGGGAAGACGGTCGTGGTGGCGGGCTATGGCTGGTGCAGCCGCGGCATTGCTTCTCGCGCTCATGGTCTGGGAGCGCATGTGATCGTGACTGAGGTGAACCCCCTGCGCGCACTCGAAGCAGTCATGGACGGCTTTCGCGTGATGCCGATGATTGATGCCGCGCCCATTGGCGATGTGTTTGTGACCTCCACAGGCGATATTCACGTCATTGACAAGAGGCACCTTGAGGTCATGAAAGATGGCGCCCTGATGGCCAACTCGGGCCACTTTAACGTCGAGATCAACATCCCGGCGCTCGAAGCGATGGCCGTCAAAAAGGAGCGGGTTCGCGACTTTGTAGACCAGTACACACTGGCCGACGGCCGAACGCTGTGCCTGCTGGGTGAGGGACGGCTGATCAACCTGGCGGCCGCCGAGGGTCACCCGGCCAGCGTGATGGACATGAGCTTTGCCAATCAGGCGCTAAGCGTCGAGTACTTGGTAAAGAACGCCTCCTCCCTGGAGAAGAAGGTGTACAGCGTGCCGGAGGAAATTGACCGTGAAGTGGCGCGGCTCAAGCTGCGGGCGATGGGCATGTCCATCGACACGCTGACTGAGGAGCAGGCGCGTTACCTAGAATCCTGGGAAGAGGGGACCTAG
- the pgcA_2 gene encoding Phosphoglucomutase: protein MATIKFGTDGWRAIIAEDYTFDNVRICAQAMARYLIDNQQAAKGVVVGYDTRFASEDFAAAVAEVMAGNGIRAYLCDRFAPTPTISYAILEKKAGGAVIITSSHNPGIWNGFKVKPEYAGSASPEVISVLEENIVAIQQGAASVKRVSLAEGAQAGLVVSFNPAPGYLKQVSSLVDLEGIKDAGLTVVADAMFGAGIGYFPALLAGGNTRVIELNNVRNPTFPGMHNPEPIARNLAALTAGIAQNQAHVGLATDGDADRIGLMDENGVFINQLQVFALLLLYLLEVRGKRGPVVKTVTTTAMAHKLAKLYDIPVYETPVGFKYVGPKMMETGAIMGGEESGGFGFAGHIPERDGVLAGLFLLDLMIKLNKSPSELITYLYSLVGPHYYDRVDMVLQASQREETIARVKAARPQRIAGLKVTHVDTLDGFRYMLEDGGWLLIRFSGTEPLVRVYTETTDKSRVAAILADGKRLVESGAVA, encoded by the coding sequence ATGGCAACCATCAAGTTCGGCACCGATGGCTGGCGGGCGATCATCGCCGAAGATTATACCTTTGACAACGTTCGCATCTGCGCCCAGGCCATGGCAAGGTACCTTATCGACAACCAGCAGGCCGCGAAGGGAGTGGTGGTCGGCTACGATACCCGGTTTGCCTCGGAGGACTTTGCCGCAGCGGTGGCCGAAGTCATGGCCGGGAACGGGATTCGCGCCTATCTGTGCGACCGCTTTGCTCCAACGCCAACCATCTCCTACGCCATCCTGGAGAAAAAGGCCGGCGGCGCGGTGATCATCACTTCGAGTCACAACCCAGGCATCTGGAACGGGTTCAAGGTCAAGCCCGAATACGCGGGCAGTGCTTCGCCGGAGGTCATTTCGGTCCTGGAGGAGAATATCGTCGCCATCCAGCAGGGGGCGGCCTCAGTCAAGCGTGTGTCTCTGGCCGAGGGAGCACAGGCCGGCCTGGTGGTCAGCTTTAATCCCGCGCCGGGCTACCTCAAGCAGGTGTCCTCTCTGGTCGATCTGGAGGGAATCAAGGACGCGGGCCTTACGGTGGTGGCTGACGCGATGTTCGGCGCCGGCATTGGCTACTTCCCGGCTCTGCTGGCCGGCGGCAACACGCGGGTCATCGAGCTCAACAATGTGCGCAATCCCACGTTCCCCGGGATGCACAACCCCGAACCGATCGCGCGGAACCTGGCCGCTCTGACGGCCGGAATCGCTCAGAACCAGGCGCACGTCGGCCTGGCCACAGACGGCGACGCTGACCGCATTGGCCTGATGGACGAGAACGGCGTGTTCATCAACCAGTTGCAGGTCTTTGCGCTGCTTCTGCTGTACCTTCTGGAGGTGCGCGGCAAGCGCGGACCGGTGGTCAAGACGGTGACCACTACAGCCATGGCGCACAAGCTGGCCAAGCTCTACGATATTCCCGTATATGAGACACCGGTTGGCTTCAAGTACGTGGGACCCAAGATGATGGAGACCGGGGCGATCATGGGCGGAGAGGAGAGCGGCGGCTTTGGCTTTGCGGGCCACATTCCCGAGCGTGATGGCGTGCTGGCGGGGCTGTTCCTGCTGGACCTGATGATCAAGCTGAACAAATCGCCCTCCGAGCTGATTACCTATCTGTATTCGCTGGTGGGCCCTCACTATTATGACCGGGTCGATATGGTGCTCCAGGCCTCGCAAAGAGAGGAGACCATTGCGCGTGTCAAGGCCGCCCGGCCGCAGCGCATCGCCGGGCTCAAGGTGACGCATGTTGACACGCTGGACGGCTTTCGCTACATGCTTGAGGACGGCGGGTGGCTGCTGATCCGGTTCTCGGGGACCGAGCCGTTGGTGCGAGTCTATACCGAGACAACCGACAAGTCACGCGTGGCGGCGATCCTGGCCGATGGAAAGAGGCTGGTCGAGTCCGGAGCGGTGGCGTAG